Proteins from a genomic interval of Aspergillus flavus chromosome 7, complete sequence:
- a CDS encoding putative MFS aflatoxin efflux pump — MAEAQESRTTIPRASTEDPVHDTITESGDRTRITASSDVYPTGIQLALLLLAVFVTMFLVALDRLVISTAIPQITDEFGSVTDIGWYGSAYLLTNCAFQLLFGKIYTFFSVKYTFLSAILLFEIGSAICGAAPSSVAFILGRAIAGLGSAGIMSGTLVIIVYAIPLRKRPMYQGIFGAVFGLSSIIGPLLGGVFTTEVTWRWCFYINLPFGAFAVVFIFFLLHVPDRASTKLPLKTKMSRLDLLGTGALIPGVVCLLLALQWGGSTYAWSTWRIIILLIIAGFLLVAFIVVQILKPETATVPSRIFAQRSIYAGLYSTFCIGAQMMIFIYFLPIWFQAIHGLSAMDSGIRLLPLVLGMVVSSVVAGVLTSRIGYYTPFLIIGVSLMAVGAGLISTLRVETPGSRWIGYQVLFGVGLGQSFQAPNLAAQTVLPAEDVPIGTSLMLFSQLLGGTVFISVGQNVLGNQLLMRLQGVPGFDATFLQSEGATTITQLPGNIRPVVISAYNEALRQVFLVGLILACLTILGALAMEWRSVKRTTPESENNVTGGQNDKGTKEEA; from the exons ATGGCAGAAGCTCAAGAGTCTCGGACGACCATTCCTAGGGCTAGCACAGAAGACCCAGTCCACGATACGATTACAGAGTCTGGGGATCGAACCAGAATCACAGCGTCAAGCGATGTGTATCCCACAGGAATTCAGCTGGCACTGCTTCTATTAGCAGTATTTGTGACCATGTTTCTGGTGGCATTG GACCGTCTTGTCATCTCTACAGCCATTCCCCAGATCACGGACGAATTTGGTTCGGTAACAGATATAGGCTGGTACGGCAGCGCCTACTTGCTTACGAATTGCGCCTTTCAGCTGCTTTTTGGTAAGATCTATACATTTTTCAGCGTTAAATATACCTTTTTATCCGCTATCCTACTCTTTGAAATTGGTTCCGCGATTTGTGGCGCGGCACCAAGCTCTGTCGCGTTCATCCTCGGACGGGCAATCGCTGGCCTCGGGTCAGCGGGGATCATGTCAGGCACG CTTGTTATTATTGTCTATGCTATCCCACTACGCAAGCGGCCAATGTACCAGGGTATATTCGGTGCAGTATTCGGTCTCTCCTCAATTATTGGCCCTTTACTGGGAGGCGTTTTTACGACTGAGGTTACGTGGCGTTGGTGCTTCTACATCAATTTGCCGTTCGGGGCGTTCGCCGTggtcttcattttctttctcctccacgTGCCGGATCGAGCTTCAACCAAATTGCCGCTCAAGACCAAAATGTCACGCCTTGACTTACTTGGAACGGGGGCACTCATTCCTGGTGTCGTCTGCTTGCTACTTGCTCTGCAGTGGGGAGGCTCAACTTACGCG TGGAGTACATGGCGCATCATCATCCTTTTGATCATTGCCggatttcttctcgtcgcCTTCATTGTAGTGCAAATCCTTAAGCCTGAGACGGCAACAGTTCCCTCGCGGATCTTTGCTCAGCGCAGTATCTATGCCGGGCTCTATTCCACGTTTTGCATCGGTgcgcagatgatgatcttcATATATTTCCTACCCATCTGGTTCCAAGCCATCCACGGCCTCTCGGCGATGGATTCCGGGATTCGACTGCTACCCTTGGTACTTGGGATGGTGGTGTCGTCAGTTGTGGCTGGAGTCCTAACGTCTCGCATTGGATACTACACGCCGTTCTTGATTATCGGGGTGAGCCTCATGGCCGTCGGCGCTGGGCTTATAAGCACTCTCCGAGTTGAAACACCAGGATCCAGATGGATTGGCTACCAGGTGCTCTTTGGCGTGGGACTAGGGCAATCGTTCCAGGCACCAAACTTGGCAGCGCAGACCGTGCTGCCAGCGGAGGACGTCCCAATCGGTACCTCTCTTATGCTCTTCAGCCAGTTATTGGGTGGTACTGTCTTTATTAGCGTGGGCCAGAACGTTCTCGGTAACCAGTTGTTAATGCGGCTACAAGGCGTTCCGGGCTTTGATGCAACATTTCTTCAGAGCGAGGGCGCCACTACGATCACACAGCTGCCGGGTAATATCAGGCCAGTGGTGATTTCAGCGTACAATGAGGCACTCCGGCAGGTTTTTCTGGTGGGGTTGATCCTGGCATGCCTCACTATCCTCGGTGCCCTCGCGATGGAATGGCGCAGTGTGAAGAGAACTACACCAGAGAGTGAGAACAATGTGACTGGGGGTCAGAATGATAAAGGGACAAAAGAAGAGGCTTAA
- a CDS encoding putative short-chain dehydrogenase/reductase family protein, translating into MSANLKTDLPWESSILGILYKQLFVHPKPLPTKPSLRGRTAVITGSNGGIGFEAARQLLQLGLSRLIMGVRSQASGDAAAEKLRAEFHGADIQVWVLDMAEYGDIDAFARRCRDLDRIDYVILNAAMQSSTFKRHHTTGHELVFQVDYISTVLLCMLLASVLKDQSRAGAVTKPPVLTVVGSDTMYLSKFQAAGPVFPRMDDPAGYERMRQYMDSKLLLMVFVRQLARQVDPDDVVINVCNPGLVAGTGLGRNGRPNPSFVEKHVVPVFVKALGRKVQSGASVYVHALLAEGRRSHGSFISDWTIKPYAGLLYTKEGQDLSEHLWNETMEELGFASKGIRQLFS; encoded by the coding sequence ATGTCCGCCAACCTCAAAACGGACCTCCCTTGGGAAAGCAGCATTCTTGGGATCCTCTATAAACAGCTTTTTGTCCACCCCAAGCCTCTCCCCACCAAGCCGTCACTCAGAGGACGAACGGCAGTCATTACAGGCTCCAATGGCGGAATTGGCTTCGAAGCAGCGAGGCAACTTTTGCAGCTCGGCTTATCACGTCTGATTATGGGCGTGCGCTCTCAGGCATCCGGCGACGCCGCAGCTGAAAAGCTGCGCGCAGAGTTTCATGGTGCTGATATACAAGTTTGGGTACTGGACATGGCAGAATATGGAGACATCGACGCCTTTGCCAGGCGGTGCCGCGACCTAGACCGCATCGACTACGTTATTCTCAATGCTGCGATGCAGAGCAGCACATTTAAACGTCATCATACGACCGGTCACGAATTGGTGTTCCAGGTCGATTACATCTCCACTGTGCTCCTGTGTATGCTGCTTGCGTCCGTTCTGAAGGACCAGTCTCGTGCCGGAGCAGTGACAAAACCGCCTGTTCTTACCGTTGTCGGGTCGGACACCATGTACCTCAGCAAGTTCCAAGCCGCAGGGCCTGTTTTTCCCCGTATGGATGACCCGGCGGGATACGAGAGGATGAGACAGTACATGGATTCGAAGCTGCTGCTGATGGTATTTGTTCGCCAACTGGCTCGGCAAGTGGACCCAGACGATGTCGTTATAAACGTCTGCAACCCAGGTTTAGTTGCCGGAACAGGCCTAGGAAGAAACGGGAGGCCCAACCCCAGTTTCGTCGAGAAGCATGTGGTCCCTGTATTTGTCAAGGCGCTCGGACGGAAGGTCCAGTCTGGTGCAAGCGTCTATGTTCATGCCCTCTTAGCCGAGGGCCGGAGAAGTCATGGTAGCTTCATCAGTGACTGGACTATCAAGCCCTACGCGGGGTTGCTGTATACTAAGGAGGGTCAGGATTTGAGCGAGCATCTGTGGAATGAGACAATGGAAGAGCTGGGATTTGCGTCAAAGGGTATCAGGCAGTTGTTTAGCTAG
- a CDS encoding putative oxidoreductase has protein sequence MRAWKQLSTNLPLEKGMKLVEDEPYPLSPNPTQVLVRVKSIAVNPADPTFAELGWLVRSLVRLHPIPGMDFSGEVVATGSNVTSVNPGDRVFGRVDTQKGQAGCMAEYTRAEIEGCMPIPPGIDWDHAAGAGTAAITAYESLVLNSNSGDLVFINGGAGGVGTFAIQFAKAHGCRVIVSCSTAKIGICKELGADEVIDYQKEDLVSVLKEKGKVIDLVVDYAYREEMNLYKASDDFLADGATFVMVPGGLSSAILRVVSKNSLCPHMLGGGKAKFKAYFAKSNRTAFQQISEWMAAGKVRTVIDSVFEFDDMPRAIERIKSGRTCGKIIVHV, from the coding sequence ATGCGAGCCTGGAAACAACTTTCGACCAATTTGCCTCTTGAGAAGGGCATGAAGCTTGTCGAAGACGAACCCTATCCTTTGTCTCCTAACCCCACTCAAGTTCTTGTCAGAGTCAAAAGCATCGCGGTCAACCCAGCGGATCCTACCTTCGCCGAGCTGGGGTGGCTGGTAAGGTCACTTGTTAGGCTCCATCCAATTCCTGGCATGGATTTTAGCGGTGAAGTGGTGGCGACGGGAAGCAATGTTACTTCTGTGAACCCAGGCGATCGTGTTTTCGGCAGGGTTGATACGCAAAAGGGCCAAGCAGGCTGTATGGCGGAGTACACGAGAGCCGAAATTGAAGGTTGTATGCCTATACCTCCTGGCATTGACTGGGACCATGCTGCAGGGGCCGGCACAGCAGCAATTACAGCCTACGAGAGCCTGGTGCTCAATTCAAACTCTGGTGACCTAGTCTTCATCAATGGAGGTGCAGGGGGTGTGGGAACCTTTGCCATCCAATTTGCGAAAGCTCATGGGTGCAGAGTCATCGTGTCGTGCTCAACCGCCAAAATCGGTATTTGCAAGGAGCTTGGTGCAGATGAAGTGATCGACTATCAAAAGGAGGATCTTGTGTCTGTcctgaaggagaaaggcAAGGTCATCGACCTGGTAGTTGACTACGCGTATCGGGAGGAGATGAACTTGTACAAGGCTTCGGACGACTTCCTGGCCGATGGGGCAACGTTTGTTATGGTGCCTGGGGGGCTTTCGAGTGCGATTCTTAGGGTTGTCAGCAAAAATTCGCTCTGTCCTCACATGCTTGGCGGTGGGAAAGCCAAATTTAAAGCATATTTTGCGAAAAGCAACCGCACAGCTTTCCAGCAGATATCTGAATGGATGGCAGCTGGGAAAGTCAGGACTGTTATTGACTCTGTGTTTGAGTTTGACGACATGCCTAGGGCGATTGAGCGGATCAAGTCTGGGAGAACATGTGGGAAGATAATAGTTCACGTATAG